DNA from bacterium:
GCACCTGGCGATCGTCGAGCCGGAACGACCGCTCCGCTACCACACGCGCGTCGGCACCCGCGACTACCTGCACTGCACGGGACTCGGCAAGATCCTGCTCGCACAGTTTGACGACGCGGCCCTCGACGGTCTCGTCCGGACCGTCGGACTGCCGGCGCGCACGTCGGCGACAATCACCGACCGCGCCGCGCTGGACGTGGACCTGGCCGGGATTCGCCGTCTGGGTTACGCCGAGGACCGAGAAGAGACGATCGCCGGGTTGCGGTGCCTGGCGGTCCCGGTGCGCGCCGCCAATCACGAGGTCGTCGCCGCGTTGAGCATCTCCGGGCCGGCTGCGGACTTCGACGACGCAGGGCGTCCCGCGCTGCTGCGGGCGCTCGTCGCGGCCGCGCGAGGGATCTCAGAGCATCTTGGGTGGTCCCCGGCGGCGGACGGCGAGCCGAGCGGCGTGCAACGCGGCGGCGCGCACGCGACCGCGCGAATCGAGGTGAGGTGATGGATCTTCGCGGCTTGCTCCCTCCGGTGATCACCCCGTTCCGGAACGGAGCGGTGGACGGGGACAGCATCGCCCGGCTCGTCGAGTCGTGCGCGCCGTACCTGGATGGCCTCGTGGTCGCGGGCAGCACCGGGGAAGGCCCGAGCATGACGCTGGCGGAGCGCGTGCAGACGGTGCGGTTCTTCAGCCAGGCGATGCGCGGCCGGCTCCGCCTCATCGTCGGAGTCGCCGAGACGAACCTCGAGAACATCCGGGAGATCGTGCGCGCCGGAGACGCCGAGGGCGCCGTGGCGTATCTGGTACCGCTCCCGTTCTACTTCAAGCACACCTCCGAGACGATCACGGCGTTCTACCGGGAGGTGTCGGGCTTCACCGACCGCGAGATCATCGTCTACGACAACCCCTACACCACGAAGACCGTTCTCACGGTCGCTGACTACGCGCGCCTCCGCGAGGTGCGCAACAACATCCGCCACGTCAAGGTGACCGACACGACCGTGGCCAAGATCGACGCCGCGAAGGCCGCCGGCGGCATGATCCTCCTGGCCGGGGACGATGGGGTCATGCAGCATCAGGTGCTCCGCGGGTGCGAGGGCGCGGTCACGGCCGTCCTGCAGGTGTTTCCCCAGGAGTCCCGGGCCTGGTTCGACCGGACGCGCGAGGGAGACCTTGCAGCCTCGACGCGGCTGTTCGCATCGCTGCTCCCGTTCATCAACGAGCTCGCGATCGGCGCCGACGAGTACCCCGCCGTCGTCAAGTGGGCGCTCCGGCACCGCGGCGTGATCGCGTCCGACGAGATGCGTCTCCCGATCTCGCCGCTGACGGACTTCCGGCGGCGCGTGCTGGAGCGCGTCATGGCGGTGATGGCCGGGTGAACGGGGGCGCGGCATGAAGATCACGGCGGTACGGCCGCTGATCGTGGGCGCCCGGATGCGGAACTGGATCTTCGTCAAGGTCGAGACCGATGCGGGCGTCGTCGGGTGGGGCGAGTGCACCACCGAGTGGAAGACCCGCGCCGTCGCAGGGTGCGTGGAGGACCTCGTCCCGTTCGTCGTGGGGGAGGATCCGCTCCGGGTCGAGCACCTGTGGCAGGTGATGAGCCGGCAGCCGTTCTTCCGCGGCGGGATCGTGGCGATGAGCGCGATCAGCGGGATCGACCAAGCGCTGTGGGACATCGCCGGCAAGGTCAGGAACGTGCCGGTGT
Protein-coding regions in this window:
- a CDS encoding IclR family transcriptional regulator — its product is MARPRRLPAASYQVRALHRGLAILKLFNPSHPKMALAEISSRLEIPKPTALRLLECLRDEGFLAWDAETGAYSLGLRAFQVGSVYLATLPLEQAALPFLRRLSEETNLTTNLGVLDRSEVVHLAIVEPERPLRYHTRVGTRDYLHCTGLGKILLAQFDDAALDGLVRTVGLPARTSATITDRAALDVDLAGIRRLGYAEDREETIAGLRCLAVPVRAANHEVVAALSISGPAADFDDAGRPALLRALVAAARGISEHLGWSPAADGEPSGVQRGGAHATARIEVR
- a CDS encoding dihydrodipicolinate synthase family protein — its product is MDLRGLLPPVITPFRNGAVDGDSIARLVESCAPYLDGLVVAGSTGEGPSMTLAERVQTVRFFSQAMRGRLRLIVGVAETNLENIREIVRAGDAEGAVAYLVPLPFYFKHTSETITAFYREVSGFTDREIIVYDNPYTTKTVLTVADYARLREVRNNIRHVKVTDTTVAKIDAAKAAGGMILLAGDDGVMQHQVLRGCEGAVTAVLQVFPQESRAWFDRTREGDLAASTRLFASLLPFINELAIGADEYPAVVKWALRHRGVIASDEMRLPISPLTDFRRRVLERVMAVMAG